One part of the Lycium ferocissimum isolate CSIRO_LF1 chromosome 8, AGI_CSIRO_Lferr_CH_V1, whole genome shotgun sequence genome encodes these proteins:
- the LOC132066514 gene encoding protein RKD1-like — translation MQGNSSHYTIDHQYDFAFDAANNPLMMDCTLEDPFYSSFYNPTPGMWSEMSGGFGLSTQLFGRSENPESLLCDNNQEKIMTNDRVEEIITEKGKQKMLSRETISKYFYMPIIQAAKELNIGVTFLKIRCRDLGIRRWPHRKLMSLQTLIKNVKELKGGEGNGVEQKWKDVIDSLEEEKKRMEEIPDMELEEKTKRLRQYCFGANHKKRRLMGMANCSFFWYLLR, via the exons ATGCAAGGTAATTCAAGCCACTACACTATCGATCATCAGTATGATTTCGCTTTTGATGCTGCTAACAATCCTTTGATGATGGACTGTACTCTTGAAGAtccattttattcatctttttataaccCTACCCCAG GGATGTGGAGTGAAATGAGCGGTGGATTTGGATTAAGTACCCAATTATTTGGGAGAAGCGAGAACCCGGAATCGTTGTTATGTGACAACAATCAAGAAAAGATAATGACTAATGATCGTGTTGAGGAAATTATAACGGAAAAAGGGAAGCAAAAAATGTTGTCTCGAGAAACAATTTCAAAGTACTTTTATATGCCAATAATTCAAGCAGCCAAGGAACTTAATATTGGGGTGACATTTTTGAAGATAAGATGTAGGGATTTGGGGATTCGAAGGTGGCCACATAGGAAGTTAATGAGTCTTCAAACACTAATCAAGAATGTTAAG GAATTGAAGGGGGGGGAAGGAAATGGTGTGGAACAAAAGTGGAAGGATGTGATAGATTCATtagaggaagagaagaaaaggatgGAAGAAATTCCAGACATGGAACTtgaggagaaaacaaagagattAAGGCAATATTGTTTCGGGGCTAACCACAAGAAGAGAAGGCTTATGGGTATGGCGAATTGCAGCTTCTTTTGGTACTTACTGCGATAG
- the LOC132068791 gene encoding pathogen-associated molecular patterns-induced protein A70-like — protein sequence MTPDPNSTPEISSRYEDRPNPYKQTINGIEVSHVTRSKSATCVETKLEKRTMMVKSASEKRMPVEEKEEERRPATTRETVSFGEDEAVDSKADDFINKFRNQLKLQRLDSIIRYKEMLNRGVSR from the coding sequence ATGACACCTGACCCTAATTCAACCCCAGAAATTAGCTCAAGATATGAAGATCGTCCAAATCCATATAAGCAGACCATCAACGGTATTGAAGTGAGTCACGTGACAAGAAGTAAGTCTGCCACGTGCGTTGAAACGAAGCTGGAGAAGAGGACGATGATGGTGAAGTCGGCAAGTGAGAAGAGGATGCCGGTGGAAGAGAAGGAGGAAGAGAGGCGACCGGCAACGACGAGGGAAACGGTGTCGTTTGGTGAAGATGAAGCAGTTGATAGTAAAGCTGATGATTTCATTAACAAGTTCAGGAACCAGTTGAAGTTACAACGGCTTGATTCTATTATTAGGTACAAGGAAATGTTGAATAGAGGAGTTAGCAGGTGA